The Flavobacterium johnsoniae UW101 genomic interval CGTCAATAGACAGTTTTTCTGCCGATGGAAAACGATTTAGTTTGCAGTATAATTTCAAAGTGCCAAATTAGATCAAATGCTTTGAGTGATTATTATGAAAATTCATCCATTATTTATAAAAAATGGTCTATTTTTCCTATAAGTATTTTTTTTCTGCCTCTTCACTGCTAGGTCTTAAAGAAATATTCTTAAGGCATTAAAAGGGGACAGATTTTTAGCAAACCGCATGCAATTGGTTATCAAAACGTTGCTGGAAAAGCGGATGAATCCTCAGCATATCAAGCGCCATACTCCCGTCCATCCCTTGTAAGAGCGCGGATTTTGCCTAAATTTGCGGCATGAACCACGAAGAAATAAAACGCTATTTTGAAAGCAATCCACCGCCCAAGGAACTAAGACTGACCGAATGGGCAAATATTACCGATACGCAGGTTTTTCTCAGGAGCTGCTACAGCACCATCAGAAACTTCAGCGGACCTGTGGACCGCTGTCCTGCATGGTGGCATCTCAGGGATTTTTATATCCTAATGAAAAAAACCGCCGCACCTCAGGCTCAATCCCGGGAAGCGGCTGCGGAGAATATTCAGGAAGACGTATCTGATCAGGCACTTTCAGAAGAAGAAGCCGCTCTGTAAAACCGGCTTTAATTTATAAAATAACAGCCCTGCAATGTGAACTGCAGGGCTGTATTTTTTTTATGATAAACGCCATCTCAAACCAGAAGGAACTCTGCCCTGTTTCTTCCTGCAATGCTCCAGTCCATATCCATTACGTTCTGCAGAAGGTCTTTAAGGGCCTGGAAGG includes:
- a CDS encoding DUF6965 family protein codes for the protein MNHEEIKRYFESNPPPKELRLTEWANITDTQVFLRSCYSTIRNFSGPVDRCPAWWHLRDFYILMKKTAAPQAQSREAAAENIQEDVSDQALSEEEAAL